From a region of the Odontesthes bonariensis isolate fOdoBon6 chromosome 4, fOdoBon6.hap1, whole genome shotgun sequence genome:
- the suz12b gene encoding polycomb protein suz12-B isoform X1: protein MPSARNSGYIMSGASCRANGAVYTAPAAMMSAVKKPKMEQIQADHELFLQAFEKPTQIYRFLRTRNLIAPIFLHRTLNFMSHRNNRTNARRKTFKVDDMLQIVEKMKGEQDSLSLSSHLQLTFTGFFHKDEKPSQNSENEQNSVSLEVLLVKVCHKKRKDVSCPIKQVPTGKKQVPLNPESNQTKPGSYPSLLIPSNEFEPSNSHMVKSYSLLFRVSRTGRRDTNGLVNGEANENIDVTDTPNRKKRSSSHREEGETTETFVAQMTVFDKNRRLQLLDGEYEVSMQGMEDCPVSKKRATWETILDGKRLPPFETFSQGPTLQFTLRWTGDASGKSTTPVAKPLATRNSDSSSPMETRTSHHRTALMTVKESVSTDIQTRKEQVPCEPRQKLRIFYQFLYNNNTRQQTEARDDLHCPWCTLNCSKLYSLLKHLKLSHSRFIFNYVSHPKGARIDVSINECYDGSYVGNPQDIHSQPGFAFSRNGPVKRTAVTHILVSRPKRTKLSPFEFLESEDGELEQQRTYVSGHNRLYFHSDSCMPLRPQEMEEDSEDERDPDWLREKTATQLDEFTDVNEGEKEVMKLWNLHVMKHGFIADNQMNHAIMFFVENRGAHIIRRNLCRNFLLHLVSMHDFNLVSTATIDRAMARLRQIREELPDVEEEPQDQSLVSAGACNGIAVTSSGAKQGKRTKSALTD from the exons ATGCCATCAGCAAGG AACTCAGGTTATATTATGAGTGGGGcgagctgcagagctaacggcGCTGTATACACCGCCCCGGCCGCGATGATGAGCGCCGTAAAGAAGCCGAAGATGGAGCAGATTCAGGCCGACCATGAGCTCTTCCTACAGGCCTTTGAAA AACCAACTCAGATATACAGATTCCTCCGCACAAGGAATTTGATTGCA CCCATATTTTTGCACAGAACGCTTAACTTCATGTCTCACAGAAATAATCGAACAAATGCCCGAAG GAAAACATTCAAAGTGGATGACATGTTGCAGATAGTGGAGAAGATGAAGGGCGAGCAGGATTCTTTAAG CTTATCTTCACATCTACAGTTAACATTCACTGGGTTCTTCCACAAGGATG AAAAGCCATCTCAGAAttcagaaaatgaacaaaattctGTGTCCTTAGAGGTGCTACTTGTCAAAGTCTGCCATAAAAAACGCAAG GATGTCAGTTGCCCCATAAAGCAAGTGCCTACGGGTAAAAAGCAGGTGCCTTTGAATCCTGAGAGTAACCAAACCAAGCCTGGCTCTTACCCTTCCTTACTCATCCCAAGCAATGAGTTTGAGCCCAGCAACAGCCACATGGTGAAGTCCTATTCGCTCCTCTTCAGGGTGTCGCGCACAGGGAGGAGGGATACCAACGGGCTGGTCAACGGAGAGGCCAACGAGAATATCG ATGTTACAGATACTCCCAATAGAAAGAAGAGAAGTTCATCCCACAGGGAAGAGGGCGAGACCACAGAGACCTTTGTTGCACAGATGACGGTCTTTGATAAGAATAG GAGACTGCAGCTGCTGGACGGGGAGTATGAGGTGTCGATGCAAGGGATGGAGGACTGTCCTGTGAGCAAGAAGCGAGCCACGTGGGAAACCATTCTCGATGGGAAG AGACTGCCACCATTTGAGACATTTTCTCAGGGACCCACATTGCAGTTCACACTGCGTTGGACAGGCGATGCCAGCGGGAAGTCCACTACCCCGGTGGCCAAACCTCTTGCCACGCGCAACTCGGACAGCTCCAGCCCTATGGAGACCAGAACCAGCCACCACCGAACTGCCCTCATGA CAGTGAAAGAGTCAGTCAGCACAGACATTCAGACGAGGAAAGAGCAGGTCCCATGTGAGCCGCGACAGAAGCTACGTATATTTTATCAG TTCTTGTACAACAATAACACGCGGCAGCAGACAGAGGCACGAGACGATCTTCACTGTCCCTGGTGTACTCTGAACTGCAGCAAACTCTACAGCCTGCTAAAACACCTCAAACTCTCCCACTCCCGCTTCATCTTCAACTATGTG TCTCATCCCAAAGGAGCAAGGATAGACGTGTCCATCAATGAGTGCTATGACGGCTCATACGTTGGCAATCCTCAGGACATCCACAGCCAGCCCGGCTTCGCTTTCAGCCGTAACGGCCCAGTAAAGAGAACTGCTGTCACTCATATACTGGTTTCTAG GCCTAAGAGGACCAAACTGAGTCCATTTGAGTTCCTTGAGTCTGaggatggagagttggagcagcaGAGGACGTATGTCAGCGGACACAACCGCCTCTACTTCCACAGTGACAGTTGCATGCCCCTGCGGCCccaggagatggaggaggacagCGAGGACGAGAGGGATCCGGACTGGCTCAGAGAGAAGACTGCCACG caacTCGACGAGTTTACGGACGTCAATGAGGGAGAGAAGGAAGTGATGAAACTGTGGAACCTCCACGTGATGAAGCATGG CTTCATTGCAGACAACCAAATGAATCACGCCATCATGTTTTTCGTGGAGAACCGCGGCGCTCACATCATCAGACGCAACCTCTGCCGCAATTTCCTCTTGCACCTTGTCAGCATGCACGACTTCAACCTAGTGAGCACGGCCACCATCGACCGCGCGATGGCGCGCCTACGGCAGATCCGAGAAGAGTTGCCGGACGTCGAGGAGGAGCCGCAGGACCAGAGTCTGGTGTCGGCAGGAGCGTGCAACGGCATCGCCGTCACATCCAGCGGGGCGAAGCAGGGCAAGAGGACAAAAAGTGCATTAACAGACTGA
- the suz12b gene encoding polycomb protein suz12-B isoform X2 produces MPSARNSGYIMSGASCRANGAVYTAPAAMMSAVKKPKMEQIQADHELFLQAFEKPTQIYRFLRTRNLIAPIFLHRTLNFMSHRNNRTNARRKTFKVDDMLQIVEKMKGEQDSLSLSSHLQLTFTGFFHKDEKPSQNSENEQNSVSLEVLLVKVCHKKRKDVSCPIKQVPTGKKQVPLNPESNQTKPGSYPSLLIPSNEFEPSNSHMVKSYSLLFRVSRTGRRDTNGLVNGEANENIDVTDTPNRKKRSSSHREEGETTETFVAQMTVFDKNRRLQLLDGEYEVSMQGMEDCPVSKKRATWETILDGKRLPPFETFSQGPTLQFTLRWTGDASGKSTTPVAKPLATRNSDSSSPMETRTSHHRTALMMKESVSTDIQTRKEQVPCEPRQKLRIFYQFLYNNNTRQQTEARDDLHCPWCTLNCSKLYSLLKHLKLSHSRFIFNYVSHPKGARIDVSINECYDGSYVGNPQDIHSQPGFAFSRNGPVKRTAVTHILVSRPKRTKLSPFEFLESEDGELEQQRTYVSGHNRLYFHSDSCMPLRPQEMEEDSEDERDPDWLREKTATQLDEFTDVNEGEKEVMKLWNLHVMKHGFIADNQMNHAIMFFVENRGAHIIRRNLCRNFLLHLVSMHDFNLVSTATIDRAMARLRQIREELPDVEEEPQDQSLVSAGACNGIAVTSSGAKQGKRTKSALTD; encoded by the exons ATGCCATCAGCAAGG AACTCAGGTTATATTATGAGTGGGGcgagctgcagagctaacggcGCTGTATACACCGCCCCGGCCGCGATGATGAGCGCCGTAAAGAAGCCGAAGATGGAGCAGATTCAGGCCGACCATGAGCTCTTCCTACAGGCCTTTGAAA AACCAACTCAGATATACAGATTCCTCCGCACAAGGAATTTGATTGCA CCCATATTTTTGCACAGAACGCTTAACTTCATGTCTCACAGAAATAATCGAACAAATGCCCGAAG GAAAACATTCAAAGTGGATGACATGTTGCAGATAGTGGAGAAGATGAAGGGCGAGCAGGATTCTTTAAG CTTATCTTCACATCTACAGTTAACATTCACTGGGTTCTTCCACAAGGATG AAAAGCCATCTCAGAAttcagaaaatgaacaaaattctGTGTCCTTAGAGGTGCTACTTGTCAAAGTCTGCCATAAAAAACGCAAG GATGTCAGTTGCCCCATAAAGCAAGTGCCTACGGGTAAAAAGCAGGTGCCTTTGAATCCTGAGAGTAACCAAACCAAGCCTGGCTCTTACCCTTCCTTACTCATCCCAAGCAATGAGTTTGAGCCCAGCAACAGCCACATGGTGAAGTCCTATTCGCTCCTCTTCAGGGTGTCGCGCACAGGGAGGAGGGATACCAACGGGCTGGTCAACGGAGAGGCCAACGAGAATATCG ATGTTACAGATACTCCCAATAGAAAGAAGAGAAGTTCATCCCACAGGGAAGAGGGCGAGACCACAGAGACCTTTGTTGCACAGATGACGGTCTTTGATAAGAATAG GAGACTGCAGCTGCTGGACGGGGAGTATGAGGTGTCGATGCAAGGGATGGAGGACTGTCCTGTGAGCAAGAAGCGAGCCACGTGGGAAACCATTCTCGATGGGAAG AGACTGCCACCATTTGAGACATTTTCTCAGGGACCCACATTGCAGTTCACACTGCGTTGGACAGGCGATGCCAGCGGGAAGTCCACTACCCCGGTGGCCAAACCTCTTGCCACGCGCAACTCGGACAGCTCCAGCCCTATGGAGACCAGAACCAGCCACCACCGAACTGCCCTCATGA TGAAAGAGTCAGTCAGCACAGACATTCAGACGAGGAAAGAGCAGGTCCCATGTGAGCCGCGACAGAAGCTACGTATATTTTATCAG TTCTTGTACAACAATAACACGCGGCAGCAGACAGAGGCACGAGACGATCTTCACTGTCCCTGGTGTACTCTGAACTGCAGCAAACTCTACAGCCTGCTAAAACACCTCAAACTCTCCCACTCCCGCTTCATCTTCAACTATGTG TCTCATCCCAAAGGAGCAAGGATAGACGTGTCCATCAATGAGTGCTATGACGGCTCATACGTTGGCAATCCTCAGGACATCCACAGCCAGCCCGGCTTCGCTTTCAGCCGTAACGGCCCAGTAAAGAGAACTGCTGTCACTCATATACTGGTTTCTAG GCCTAAGAGGACCAAACTGAGTCCATTTGAGTTCCTTGAGTCTGaggatggagagttggagcagcaGAGGACGTATGTCAGCGGACACAACCGCCTCTACTTCCACAGTGACAGTTGCATGCCCCTGCGGCCccaggagatggaggaggacagCGAGGACGAGAGGGATCCGGACTGGCTCAGAGAGAAGACTGCCACG caacTCGACGAGTTTACGGACGTCAATGAGGGAGAGAAGGAAGTGATGAAACTGTGGAACCTCCACGTGATGAAGCATGG CTTCATTGCAGACAACCAAATGAATCACGCCATCATGTTTTTCGTGGAGAACCGCGGCGCTCACATCATCAGACGCAACCTCTGCCGCAATTTCCTCTTGCACCTTGTCAGCATGCACGACTTCAACCTAGTGAGCACGGCCACCATCGACCGCGCGATGGCGCGCCTACGGCAGATCCGAGAAGAGTTGCCGGACGTCGAGGAGGAGCCGCAGGACCAGAGTCTGGTGTCGGCAGGAGCGTGCAACGGCATCGCCGTCACATCCAGCGGGGCGAAGCAGGGCAAGAGGACAAAAAGTGCATTAACAGACTGA
- the utp6 gene encoding U3 small nucleolar RNA-associated protein 6 homolog has product MAEIVQQRIEDRIPELEQLERVGLFTKKEVRSLIKRATALEYKLHRLMVNKDDFIAYIQYEINVLELIKKRRAHIHYQFKREEIEFPIIHRINSIFRRATKKWKDDVQLWLSHVAFCKKWATKGQISKVFSAMLAIHPDKPALWIMAAKSELEDRDSSESARHLFLRALRFHPDNKKVYQEYFRMELLHCEKLRKQKDELEKAEMDLGEYEFSPEILSGKLAEVVYRDATGKIKEAEFVISLLNIAAIFDFAKELHDSILQDLQTNCTEDSVTWDFMAKRELEAPGAGEELHTAKGRASDINRREERCCQVYEEGVKSHNTEPMWTCYVAFCLERLKRKTNVQELKEKRQERLLGVLKRAHDSSLLKEEYYKNWLQILLTSGDAEGAVGVAMTATQRYSQSVSVWCLSLQTLMQVGSGDIGRLFQDALTHVNPKESLPLWQLQLQWSAANQSPEATEAIFKRGLLSAVASVAMEMKESYLEWSFSTGGYKKARKTFTSLLENRPLSKTFFTRMIQIEKNQETPKMNNVRDYYERVLQEFGTSDDDLWLQYIQEELGPLGQPENCGKIHWRAMKFLEGESVERFISKYTLLQTGHL; this is encoded by the exons ATGGCGGAGATCGTTCAACAGCGGATTGAGGACAGGATCCCAGAGCTGGAGCAGCTGGAGAGAGTGGGACTGTTCACCAAGAAAGAAGTCAG ATCCTTAATCAAGAGGGCAACGGCTCTGGAGTACAAGCTCCACAGGTTGATGGTGAACAAGGATGACTTCATTGCATACATTCAG TATGAAATCAACGTTTTAGAGCTGATCAAGAAGAGAAGAGCA CACATACACTACCAGTTCAAACGAGAAGAGATTGAGTTCCCCATCATCCACAGAATAAATAGTATCTTCAGAAGAGCTACAAAGAAGTGGAAG GATGATGTGCAGCTATGGCTCTCGCATGTTGCTTTCTGTAAGAAATGG GCCACCAAAGGCCAGATCAGCAAGGTGTTCTCGGCTATGCTTGCTATCCACCCTGACAAGCCAG CCCTGTGGATCATGGCTGCCAAGAGTGAGCTGGAGGATCGAGATTCTTCTGAAAGTGCCAGACACCTGTTCCTGCGAGCACTGCGTTTTCACCCAGACAACAAGAAAGTCTACCAGGAG TACTTTCGTATGGAGCTGCTGCACTGCGAGAAACTGAGGAAGCAGAAGGATGAGCTGGAGAAGGCCGAGATGGACCTG GGCGAATACGAGTTTTCTCCAGAGATACTAAGTGGCAAACTGGCTGAGGTTGTGTACAGAGATGCGACGGGAAAAATCAAAG AAGCAGAGTTTGTCATCTCACTTCTAAACATAGCAGCTATCTTTGACTTTGCCAAAGAACTCCACGACTCCATCCTGCAAGA CTTACAGACAAACTGCACAGAGGACAGCGTGACGTGGGATTTCATGGCTAAGAGGGAGCTGGAGGCTCCGGGAGCAGGGGAGGAACTCCACACCGCCAAAGGCCGGGCCTCGGATATCAACCGCAGAGAGGAACGCTGCTGCCAGGTCTACGAGGAGGGCGTCAAGAGCCACAACACCG AGCCAATGTGGACTTGCTATGTGGCCTTCTGCTTGGAAAGACTAAAGAGGAAGACCAACGTCCAAGAACTgaaagaaaaa AGGCAGGAGAGGTTGCTTGGAGTACTAAAACGCGCCCATGACTCCTCACTGCTGAAGGAAGAGTATTACAAGAACTGG CTGCAGATCCTGCTCACATCGGGAGATGCTGAGGGAGCAGTCGGTGTTGCCATGACAGCCACACAGCGCTACAGCCAATCGGTGTCAGTGTGGTGTCTGAGTCTGCAAACATTAATGCAAGTGGGGAGTGGAGACATAGGCAGGCTTTTCCAGGACGCCCTGACACATGTTAATCCcaag GAAAGTCTACcactgtggcagctgcagctccagtgGAGCGCGGCCAATCAGAGTCCTGAAGCTACAGAGGCCATCTTCAAG AGAGGTCTGCTGTCTGCTGTAGCGAGCGTCGCCATGGAAATGAAAGAGAGCTACCTGGAATGGTCCTTCTCAACCGGAGGCTATAAAAAAGCAAGGAAGACCTTTACAAG CTTGCTAGAAAATCGTCCCTTGTCCAAGACCTTTTTCACCAGAATGATTCAAATCGAGAAGAATCAG GAGACTCCGAAGATGAACAATGTGCGAGACTACTATGAGAGGGTGCTGCAGGAGTTCGGCACATCAGATGATG ATCTGtggctgcagtacatccaggaggagctgggaccCCTCGGCCAGCCGGAGAACTGTGGAAAAATCCACTGGAGAGCCATGAAGTTCCTTGAGGGGGAGAGTGTGGAGAGATTCATCTCCAAATACACTCTGCTACAGACTGGACACTTGTGA